In Lutra lutra chromosome 5, mLutLut1.2, whole genome shotgun sequence, a single genomic region encodes these proteins:
- the AHRR gene encoding aryl hydrocarbon receptor repressor isoform X3: MIFYASATIVDYLGFHQTDVMHQNVYDYIHVDDRQDFCRQLHWAMDPPRAACGQPPPADTEDAVLGRLLRAQEGGADAPVDFSAFLTRCFVCRVRCLLDSTSGFLTMQFQGKLKFLFGQKRKAPSGTVLPPRLSLFCVVVPVLLPPVAETKVKNTSLRARHRVDVSAATDAKLRCEVGSRCPRCPNGARVAAHRCELELHGQPSPFAGRSNGENIPVLRTQADAGRWARVPARAPCLCLRSGPDLVSDPEGAAGDRGGDEHGRVPSGCSGAKGRREMHAYSCCFEAPGPVKPLSWMPGKHGQDGGTKLKPGPSESVPFSGRATSRGSCVPCPGVQGPSHASGVTTFRNSPSCHPGGHSPSAYVSCTSRALQDSDQGQVRPPPSCPFPQGSLDSGLPQPRGQRLTVAGYSIEDTKPRGGPVPSGASCNPILSLDVPIKMESDSGSDTADGYSMSPSQVWLGASGMAKRQTVTFPTRMHLKTELEARPHLYAPHLGRSLLEAPLSGRGPLRAGRELVPSRPAHCSCLGRAHSLPEPDPPPHFCAQGHQPPALGCDCRAAGTVPIVKREPLDSPPWASHSQGRVPGMFPKSAVATLMPPKAPEGVFLP; the protein is encoded by the exons ATGATATTTTATGCTTCAGCAACAATCGTGGACTATCTGGGCTTCCACCAG ACGGACGTGATGCACCAGAACGTCTACGACTACATCCACGTGGACGACCGCCAGGACTTCTGCCGCCAGCTGCACTGGGCCATGGACCCCCCCCGGGCGGCGTGCGGGCAGCCGCCGCCCGCGGACACAG AGGACGCCGTCCTGGGGAGGCTGCTGCGCGCGCAGGAGGGAGGCGCGGACGCGCCCGTGGACTTCTCGGCCTTCCTGACGCGCTGCTTCGTGTGCCGCGTGCGCTGCCTGCTGGACAGCACCTCGGGCTTCCTG ACAATGCAGTTTCAAGGAAAACTAAAATTCCTGTTCGGACAGAAGAGGAAAGCGCCGTCAGGGACAGTCCTGCCCCCTCGGCTCTCGCTGTTCTGCGTTGTGGTGCCTGTCCTCCTACCTCCTGTGGCAGAGACGAAAGTGAAGAACACGTCCCTGAGGGCGAGGCACAGGGTGGACGTCTCGGCCGCGACGGACGCAAA GTTGAGGTGCGAAGTGGGCTCCCGCTGCCCCAGGTGCCCGAACGG GGCGAGAGTGGCCGCACATCGGTGTGAGCTAGAACTCCACGGGCAGCCCAGCCCCTTCGCAG GGAGAAGCAACGGAGAAAACATTCCAGTGCTCAGGACACAAGCGGACGCGGGACGCTGGGCCCGGGTTCCAGCCAGGGCACCATGCCTGTGCCTCAGAAGTGGCCCCGACCTCGTTTCTGACCCCGAGGGGGCTGCAGG ggacagaggaggagacgAGCACGGGAGAGTGCCCAGTGGCTGCTCAGGAGCCAAGGGACGGAGGGAAATGCACGCCTACAGCTGCTGCTTCGAGGCGCCTGGACCCGTGAAGCCTCTGAGCTGGATGCCAGGGAAGCACGGCCAGGACGGGGGCACCAAGCTGAAGCCAGGGCCCAGCGAGAGTGTCCCGTTCTCTGGGCGCGCCACATCCCGAGGCTCCTGCGTGCCCTGCCCAGGCGTTCAGGGCCCCAGCCACGCCAGCGGCGTGACTACTTTCAGAAATTCACCCAGCTGCCACCCAGGAGGCCATTCTCCCAGTGCCTACGTCAGCTGCACCAGCAGAGCTCTGCAGGACAGCGATCAGGGCCAGGTGCGCCctccacccagctgccccttcccccaggggagcCTGGACAGTGGACTCCCTCAGCCCAGAGGGCAGCGTCTCACAGTGGCAGGCTATTCCATTGAGGACACCAAGCCTCGAGGTGGGCCTGTGCCCTCGGGAGCCTCGTGCAACCCCATCTTGTCACTTGATGTGCCCATCAAAATGGAGAGTGACTCTGGGTCTGACACAGCAGACGGCTACTCCATGTCCCCAAGCCAGGTGTGGCTGGGAGCCAGTGGCATGGCCAAGAGACAGACGGTCACTTTCCCTACCAGGATGCACCTGAAAACAGAGCTGGAAGCCAGGCCCCACCTGTACGCTCCGCACCTGGGGCGCAGCTTGCTGGAGGCTCCCCTGAGCGGCAGGGGTCCCCTCAGAGCTGGGCGGGAGCTGGTCCCCTCCCGCCCCGCACACTGCTCCTGCCTGGGGCGCGCGCACAGCCTTCCTGAGCCAGATCCTCCCCCCCACTTCTGTGCACAGGGACACCAGCCCCCTGCACTGGGCTGTGACTGCAGAGCTGCGGGGACCGTGCCCATCGTCAAACGAGAACCCCTGGACTCACCACCATGGGCCAGTCACAGCCAGGGCAGGGTGCCTGGAATGTTCCCCAAAAGCGCTGTGGCAACGCTGATGCCTCCCAAGGCCCCCGAGGGTGTTTTCCTGCCGTAG
- the AHRR gene encoding aryl hydrocarbon receptor repressor isoform X4: protein MTDVMHQNVYDYIHVDDRQDFCRQLHWAMDPPRAACGQPPPADTEDAVLGRLLRAQEGGADAPVDFSAFLTRCFVCRVRCLLDSTSGFLTMQFQGKLKFLFGQKRKAPSGTVLPPRLSLFCVVVPVLLPPVAETKVKNTSLRARHRVDVSAATDAKLRCEVGSRCPRCPNGARVAAHRCELELHGQPSPFAGRSNGENIPVLRTQADAGRWARVPARAPCLCLRSGPDLVSDPEGAAGDRGGDEHGRVPSGCSGAKGRREMHAYSCCFEAPGPVKPLSWMPGKHGQDGGTKLKPGPSESVPFSGRATSRGSCVPCPGVQGPSHASGVTTFRNSPSCHPGGHSPSAYVSCTSRALQDSDQGQVRPPPSCPFPQGSLDSGLPQPRGQRLTVAGYSIEDTKPRGGPVPSGASCNPILSLDVPIKMESDSGSDTADGYSMSPSQVWLGASGMAKRQTVTFPTRMHLKTELEARPHLYAPHLGRSLLEAPLSGRGPLRAGRELVPSRPAHCSCLGRAHSLPEPDPPPHFCAQGHQPPALGCDCRAAGTVPIVKREPLDSPPWASHSQGRVPGMFPKSAVATLMPPKAPEGVFLP, encoded by the exons ATG ACGGACGTGATGCACCAGAACGTCTACGACTACATCCACGTGGACGACCGCCAGGACTTCTGCCGCCAGCTGCACTGGGCCATGGACCCCCCCCGGGCGGCGTGCGGGCAGCCGCCGCCCGCGGACACAG AGGACGCCGTCCTGGGGAGGCTGCTGCGCGCGCAGGAGGGAGGCGCGGACGCGCCCGTGGACTTCTCGGCCTTCCTGACGCGCTGCTTCGTGTGCCGCGTGCGCTGCCTGCTGGACAGCACCTCGGGCTTCCTG ACAATGCAGTTTCAAGGAAAACTAAAATTCCTGTTCGGACAGAAGAGGAAAGCGCCGTCAGGGACAGTCCTGCCCCCTCGGCTCTCGCTGTTCTGCGTTGTGGTGCCTGTCCTCCTACCTCCTGTGGCAGAGACGAAAGTGAAGAACACGTCCCTGAGGGCGAGGCACAGGGTGGACGTCTCGGCCGCGACGGACGCAAA GTTGAGGTGCGAAGTGGGCTCCCGCTGCCCCAGGTGCCCGAACGG GGCGAGAGTGGCCGCACATCGGTGTGAGCTAGAACTCCACGGGCAGCCCAGCCCCTTCGCAG GGAGAAGCAACGGAGAAAACATTCCAGTGCTCAGGACACAAGCGGACGCGGGACGCTGGGCCCGGGTTCCAGCCAGGGCACCATGCCTGTGCCTCAGAAGTGGCCCCGACCTCGTTTCTGACCCCGAGGGGGCTGCAGG ggacagaggaggagacgAGCACGGGAGAGTGCCCAGTGGCTGCTCAGGAGCCAAGGGACGGAGGGAAATGCACGCCTACAGCTGCTGCTTCGAGGCGCCTGGACCCGTGAAGCCTCTGAGCTGGATGCCAGGGAAGCACGGCCAGGACGGGGGCACCAAGCTGAAGCCAGGGCCCAGCGAGAGTGTCCCGTTCTCTGGGCGCGCCACATCCCGAGGCTCCTGCGTGCCCTGCCCAGGCGTTCAGGGCCCCAGCCACGCCAGCGGCGTGACTACTTTCAGAAATTCACCCAGCTGCCACCCAGGAGGCCATTCTCCCAGTGCCTACGTCAGCTGCACCAGCAGAGCTCTGCAGGACAGCGATCAGGGCCAGGTGCGCCctccacccagctgccccttcccccaggggagcCTGGACAGTGGACTCCCTCAGCCCAGAGGGCAGCGTCTCACAGTGGCAGGCTATTCCATTGAGGACACCAAGCCTCGAGGTGGGCCTGTGCCCTCGGGAGCCTCGTGCAACCCCATCTTGTCACTTGATGTGCCCATCAAAATGGAGAGTGACTCTGGGTCTGACACAGCAGACGGCTACTCCATGTCCCCAAGCCAGGTGTGGCTGGGAGCCAGTGGCATGGCCAAGAGACAGACGGTCACTTTCCCTACCAGGATGCACCTGAAAACAGAGCTGGAAGCCAGGCCCCACCTGTACGCTCCGCACCTGGGGCGCAGCTTGCTGGAGGCTCCCCTGAGCGGCAGGGGTCCCCTCAGAGCTGGGCGGGAGCTGGTCCCCTCCCGCCCCGCACACTGCTCCTGCCTGGGGCGCGCGCACAGCCTTCCTGAGCCAGATCCTCCCCCCCACTTCTGTGCACAGGGACACCAGCCCCCTGCACTGGGCTGTGACTGCAGAGCTGCGGGGACCGTGCCCATCGTCAAACGAGAACCCCTGGACTCACCACCATGGGCCAGTCACAGCCAGGGCAGGGTGCCTGGAATGTTCCCCAAAAGCGCTGTGGCAACGCTGATGCCTCCCAAGGCCCCCGAGGGTGTTTTCCTGCCGTAG
- the AHRR gene encoding aryl hydrocarbon receptor repressor isoform X5, producing the protein MHQNVYDYIHVDDRQDFCRQLHWAMDPPRAACGQPPPADTEDAVLGRLLRAQEGGADAPVDFSAFLTRCFVCRVRCLLDSTSGFLTMQFQGKLKFLFGQKRKAPSGTVLPPRLSLFCVVVPVLLPPVAETKVKNTSLRARHRVDVSAATDAKLRCEVGSRCPRCPNGARVAAHRCELELHGQPSPFAGRSNGENIPVLRTQADAGRWARVPARAPCLCLRSGPDLVSDPEGAAGDRGGDEHGRVPSGCSGAKGRREMHAYSCCFEAPGPVKPLSWMPGKHGQDGGTKLKPGPSESVPFSGRATSRGSCVPCPGVQGPSHASGVTTFRNSPSCHPGGHSPSAYVSCTSRALQDSDQGQVRPPPSCPFPQGSLDSGLPQPRGQRLTVAGYSIEDTKPRGGPVPSGASCNPILSLDVPIKMESDSGSDTADGYSMSPSQVWLGASGMAKRQTVTFPTRMHLKTELEARPHLYAPHLGRSLLEAPLSGRGPLRAGRELVPSRPAHCSCLGRAHSLPEPDPPPHFCAQGHQPPALGCDCRAAGTVPIVKREPLDSPPWASHSQGRVPGMFPKSAVATLMPPKAPEGVFLP; encoded by the exons ATGCACCAGAACGTCTACGACTACATCCACGTGGACGACCGCCAGGACTTCTGCCGCCAGCTGCACTGGGCCATGGACCCCCCCCGGGCGGCGTGCGGGCAGCCGCCGCCCGCGGACACAG AGGACGCCGTCCTGGGGAGGCTGCTGCGCGCGCAGGAGGGAGGCGCGGACGCGCCCGTGGACTTCTCGGCCTTCCTGACGCGCTGCTTCGTGTGCCGCGTGCGCTGCCTGCTGGACAGCACCTCGGGCTTCCTG ACAATGCAGTTTCAAGGAAAACTAAAATTCCTGTTCGGACAGAAGAGGAAAGCGCCGTCAGGGACAGTCCTGCCCCCTCGGCTCTCGCTGTTCTGCGTTGTGGTGCCTGTCCTCCTACCTCCTGTGGCAGAGACGAAAGTGAAGAACACGTCCCTGAGGGCGAGGCACAGGGTGGACGTCTCGGCCGCGACGGACGCAAA GTTGAGGTGCGAAGTGGGCTCCCGCTGCCCCAGGTGCCCGAACGG GGCGAGAGTGGCCGCACATCGGTGTGAGCTAGAACTCCACGGGCAGCCCAGCCCCTTCGCAG GGAGAAGCAACGGAGAAAACATTCCAGTGCTCAGGACACAAGCGGACGCGGGACGCTGGGCCCGGGTTCCAGCCAGGGCACCATGCCTGTGCCTCAGAAGTGGCCCCGACCTCGTTTCTGACCCCGAGGGGGCTGCAGG ggacagaggaggagacgAGCACGGGAGAGTGCCCAGTGGCTGCTCAGGAGCCAAGGGACGGAGGGAAATGCACGCCTACAGCTGCTGCTTCGAGGCGCCTGGACCCGTGAAGCCTCTGAGCTGGATGCCAGGGAAGCACGGCCAGGACGGGGGCACCAAGCTGAAGCCAGGGCCCAGCGAGAGTGTCCCGTTCTCTGGGCGCGCCACATCCCGAGGCTCCTGCGTGCCCTGCCCAGGCGTTCAGGGCCCCAGCCACGCCAGCGGCGTGACTACTTTCAGAAATTCACCCAGCTGCCACCCAGGAGGCCATTCTCCCAGTGCCTACGTCAGCTGCACCAGCAGAGCTCTGCAGGACAGCGATCAGGGCCAGGTGCGCCctccacccagctgccccttcccccaggggagcCTGGACAGTGGACTCCCTCAGCCCAGAGGGCAGCGTCTCACAGTGGCAGGCTATTCCATTGAGGACACCAAGCCTCGAGGTGGGCCTGTGCCCTCGGGAGCCTCGTGCAACCCCATCTTGTCACTTGATGTGCCCATCAAAATGGAGAGTGACTCTGGGTCTGACACAGCAGACGGCTACTCCATGTCCCCAAGCCAGGTGTGGCTGGGAGCCAGTGGCATGGCCAAGAGACAGACGGTCACTTTCCCTACCAGGATGCACCTGAAAACAGAGCTGGAAGCCAGGCCCCACCTGTACGCTCCGCACCTGGGGCGCAGCTTGCTGGAGGCTCCCCTGAGCGGCAGGGGTCCCCTCAGAGCTGGGCGGGAGCTGGTCCCCTCCCGCCCCGCACACTGCTCCTGCCTGGGGCGCGCGCACAGCCTTCCTGAGCCAGATCCTCCCCCCCACTTCTGTGCACAGGGACACCAGCCCCCTGCACTGGGCTGTGACTGCAGAGCTGCGGGGACCGTGCCCATCGTCAAACGAGAACCCCTGGACTCACCACCATGGGCCAGTCACAGCCAGGGCAGGGTGCCTGGAATGTTCCCCAAAAGCGCTGTGGCAACGCTGATGCCTCCCAAGGCCCCCGAGGGTGTTTTCCTGCCGTAG